From Vibrio artabrorum, a single genomic window includes:
- a CDS encoding manganese-dependent inorganic pyrophosphatase — translation MILVVGHKNPDSDSICSALVATELLKARGEEATPIRQGEINRETQHILEVAGAEKPELRTSVAGEKIWLVDYSDLAQAPDDVADAEIVGIVDHHRLGDVMTVNPMEAWIWPVGCTNTVLFNMFKIEGHAISQQIAKLMMSAILSDTVGFASPTCTQKDKDAVAELAEIAGVTDVDAFIKALLIAKTNIEGLSAAQLVEKDLKGYPFNGRDVVVGQVELATLEQVDGMIEALEADLEERCEKDGLAFAAVMLTDITTAQTRLLYKGEWAEKLVKHEKDGVLMMENTLSRKKQGWPWLQGELV, via the coding sequence ATGATTTTAGTTGTTGGTCACAAAAACCCTGATAGTGACAGTATTTGTAGTGCGTTAGTTGCAACAGAGCTTCTTAAAGCTCGTGGCGAGGAAGCGACACCAATTCGCCAAGGCGAGATCAACCGCGAAACTCAACACATTCTAGAAGTCGCTGGTGCTGAAAAGCCAGAGCTTCGTACTTCTGTTGCTGGTGAGAAAATCTGGCTAGTAGACTACTCAGACCTAGCACAAGCACCCGATGATGTTGCTGATGCAGAGATCGTAGGTATTGTCGATCACCACCGTCTAGGCGACGTGATGACAGTCAACCCAATGGAAGCTTGGATCTGGCCTGTGGGTTGTACAAACACTGTACTTTTCAACATGTTCAAGATTGAAGGTCACGCAATCTCTCAACAAATCGCTAAACTAATGATGTCTGCAATTCTTTCAGACACTGTTGGCTTCGCTTCTCCAACTTGTACTCAAAAAGACAAAGACGCCGTTGCTGAGCTTGCTGAAATCGCTGGCGTAACTGACGTTGATGCATTCATTAAAGCGCTTCTAATCGCTAAGACAAACATCGAAGGTCTATCGGCTGCACAGCTAGTAGAAAAAGACCTGAAAGGCTACCCATTCAACGGTCGCGATGTTGTTGTTGGTCAAGTTGAACTTGCGACTCTTGAGCAAGTAGATGGCATGATTGAAGCGCTAGAAGCGGATCTTGAAGAGCGTTGTGAGAAAGATGGTCTAGCGTTCGCTGCGGTAATGCTAACAGACATCACGACTGCTCAAACTCGTCTTCTATACAAAGGTGAGTGGGCTGAGAAATTGGTTAAGCATGAGAAAGACGGCGTATTGATGATGGAAAATACATTAAGTCGTAAGAAGCAAGGCTGGCCTTGGCTACAAGGTGAGCTTGTTTAA
- a CDS encoding DUF2750 domain-containing protein, whose translation MTTQLDDKKIAEINKYTGEQRLKYCVKEIVANREVWILTDEHGCVMLNTEDEDCVPVWPNQEFAESWATGDWSECKAESISLNKWHSRWTNGLEDDELAVVVFPNEQEEGVILFPDEFDFELKKQAAKR comes from the coding sequence ATGACTACACAGCTAGACGATAAAAAAATCGCTGAAATCAACAAGTATACCGGCGAGCAACGCCTGAAATACTGTGTGAAAGAGATCGTAGCAAACCGTGAAGTATGGATCTTAACCGATGAACACGGTTGTGTAATGCTGAATACAGAAGATGAAGATTGTGTACCAGTATGGCCAAATCAAGAGTTCGCAGAATCATGGGCAACGGGTGATTGGTCTGAGTGTAAAGCTGAGTCTATTTCGTTGAACAAATGGCACAGTCGCTGGACCAACGGTCTAGAAGACGACGAGCTTGCTGTTGTGGTATTCCCTAACGAGCAAGAAGAAGGCGTTATCTTATTCCCGGATGAGTTCGACTTCGAATTGAAAAAGCAGGCTGCTAAGCGTTAA
- a CDS encoding peptide ABC transporter ATP-binding protein: protein MPLLDIRHLTIEIETPQGMVRAVDRMSITLNEGEIRGLVGESGSGKSLVAKAIVGVCKEGWKVSADRMRLGNIDLLQLTPKERRRVIARDIAMIFQEPSSCLDPSEKVGHQLIEAIPSYAFDGRWWQRFKWRKKQAIALLHKVGIKHHSRLMDSYPYELTDGECQKVMIAMAIAAKPKVLIADEPTNDLDPITQSQILRLLSRMNQVNNTTIILIGHDLTTITQWATRITVMYCGQSVESADTQKLLETPKHPYTVALLKAMPDFNDWIPHKEKLQSLPGSIPPLQHLPIGCRLGPRCPYAQRQCVEIPYTQRIKNHKFNCHFPLNMEKKKK from the coding sequence ATGCCGTTACTTGACATTCGACATCTGACTATTGAGATTGAAACCCCTCAGGGGATGGTTCGAGCCGTCGACCGAATGAGTATTACTCTGAATGAAGGGGAAATTCGCGGTCTCGTTGGTGAATCTGGCTCAGGTAAAAGTTTGGTCGCGAAAGCCATTGTTGGGGTTTGTAAAGAGGGCTGGAAAGTCTCTGCTGACCGAATGCGCTTAGGTAATATCGATCTGCTACAACTGACTCCAAAAGAGCGACGTCGAGTGATTGCGCGCGATATTGCGATGATCTTCCAAGAGCCTTCCTCTTGTCTTGACCCCTCAGAAAAAGTGGGACATCAACTGATAGAAGCAATACCATCTTACGCGTTTGACGGGCGCTGGTGGCAACGATTTAAATGGCGTAAAAAACAGGCCATCGCGCTACTGCATAAAGTCGGTATCAAGCATCACTCACGTTTAATGGACAGTTACCCTTATGAGTTAACAGACGGTGAGTGTCAAAAGGTCATGATCGCAATGGCTATTGCCGCAAAACCGAAAGTACTGATAGCCGATGAGCCTACCAACGATTTAGACCCTATAACCCAGTCTCAAATATTGCGTCTATTGAGCCGAATGAACCAGGTCAATAACACGACCATCATACTGATCGGCCATGATTTAACGACTATCACTCAATGGGCAACTCGCATTACCGTGATGTACTGTGGTCAATCGGTCGAATCAGCTGATACTCAGAAACTCTTAGAGACACCAAAGCACCCTTATACTGTCGCATTACTAAAAGCGATGCCCGATTTTAATGACTGGATCCCTCACAAAGAAAAGCTTCAGTCATTGCCAGGGTCGATTCCGCCACTGCAACATTTGCCGATTGGCTGTCGATTGGGACCCCGTTGTCCATACGCACAGAGACAGTGTGTAGAGATCCCATATACTCAACGAATCAAAAATCATAAGTTCAATTGTCACTTCCCTTTGAATATGGAGAAGAAAAAGAAATAA
- the sapC gene encoding putrescine export ABC transporter permease SapC, with amino-acid sequence MLTNNVYQEEQVPTQFERFWRSFRANNLAMFGLWCLIIIILVTVTSPWLAPHDSQEQTGHLLTPPSWDPTGTVEYFLGTDDLGRDILSRLIIGSQLTFGAAVIITFIAAVIGCLIGVLAGMTRGLVSSTLNHLLDTVMSIPSLLLAIIFVAFLGLGEFNILLAICLALIPRFIRSVYIAVHAEVEKDYILASRLDGANNFYLLWNSIVPNILTVIALEITLALSVAILDITALGFLGLGAQAPSAEWGAILGDSVELIYLAPWTVTLPGLAIMFTVIVVNLVGEGVRQALNAGIE; translated from the coding sequence ATGCTAACAAATAACGTCTACCAAGAAGAACAAGTTCCTACCCAGTTTGAACGTTTCTGGCGCAGTTTCCGTGCCAACAATCTCGCCATGTTTGGGTTGTGGTGCTTAATCATCATAATCCTAGTGACGGTCACTTCGCCTTGGTTAGCACCCCATGACTCTCAAGAACAAACCGGGCACCTTTTGACCCCTCCATCTTGGGATCCAACGGGTACAGTTGAATATTTTCTCGGCACTGATGATTTGGGCAGAGATATACTGTCTCGGCTGATTATCGGTTCCCAGTTAACCTTTGGTGCCGCTGTTATCATTACTTTCATCGCAGCTGTAATCGGGTGTCTGATTGGTGTCCTCGCCGGCATGACTCGTGGCCTCGTATCAAGCACGCTCAACCACTTGCTTGATACTGTGATGTCGATTCCCTCTCTGTTACTCGCGATTATTTTTGTCGCGTTTCTTGGCCTTGGTGAATTTAATATTTTGCTTGCCATATGTTTGGCATTGATACCGCGATTTATTCGTTCGGTCTACATTGCCGTACATGCAGAAGTCGAGAAAGATTATATTCTGGCCTCTCGACTTGATGGAGCAAACAATTTCTATCTGCTTTGGAACTCTATCGTTCCTAATATTCTCACCGTCATAGCCCTTGAAATTACGTTGGCACTGTCAGTGGCGATTCTCGACATCACAGCTTTAGGCTTCTTAGGCCTTGGCGCCCAAGCTCCAAGTGCTGAGTGGGGAGCGATCTTAGGGGATTCAGTGGAGCTGATTTACCTTGCACCATGGACAGTGACTCTGCCCGGCCTCGCTATTATGTTCACAGTGATTGTGGTCAACCTTGTCGGTGAAGGTGTTCGCCAAGCACTAAATGCAGGAATCGAATAA
- a CDS encoding ABC transporter permease: MFWYTLRRVNLFIITLAILTLVGFSLLRLGQQSPWAIQDFWPGWISYITELSTLNFGLSKHNVPIIDELAVVFPATLELCFFAFVLALFVGIPFGTIAGMRQGKFVDTTISFTSMAGYSAPIFWVALLMIMVFSLHFKIFPVGGRYDLLYEIEHVTGFAIVDAFFSEGRYRAQALQSVIEHMALPCLVLALAPTTQVIRLMRASVAEVMKQNYIRAARIKGLSTREIVTQHVLRNAIPPIIPKVGVQLSSMLTLAIITESIFNWPGIGRWLLDALSNQDYVSIQAGVIVVGTLVLTANILSDLLGAMVNPLVRKEWYANK, from the coding sequence ATGTTTTGGTATACATTAAGACGAGTCAATTTATTTATTATTACTCTTGCGATCCTCACTTTAGTTGGCTTCTCTTTGTTAAGACTAGGCCAACAATCACCTTGGGCAATTCAAGATTTCTGGCCTGGTTGGATTAGCTATATAACGGAATTATCGACACTGAATTTTGGCCTCAGTAAACATAATGTACCAATTATCGATGAACTCGCGGTCGTCTTCCCCGCAACGCTAGAACTGTGCTTCTTTGCCTTTGTGCTCGCACTCTTCGTCGGGATACCTTTTGGTACTATTGCTGGTATGAGACAAGGAAAATTTGTCGATACAACCATCTCGTTTACCTCTATGGCTGGCTACTCTGCGCCTATATTTTGGGTCGCCTTGCTCATGATCATGGTATTTTCGCTCCATTTTAAAATATTTCCCGTTGGTGGCCGGTACGATCTGCTTTATGAGATTGAACACGTCACAGGGTTTGCAATTGTTGATGCGTTTTTCTCAGAGGGTCGATACCGAGCACAAGCATTGCAAAGTGTTATCGAACATATGGCCTTACCTTGCCTCGTGTTAGCATTAGCGCCAACGACTCAGGTTATTCGACTGATGCGTGCATCAGTGGCCGAGGTAATGAAACAAAACTACATCCGCGCTGCACGAATTAAAGGTCTTTCAACAAGAGAGATCGTCACGCAGCACGTATTAAGAAATGCGATCCCACCTATCATTCCGAAGGTCGGTGTTCAGCTATCGAGTATGTTAACACTCGCAATCATCACCGAATCTATCTTTAACTGGCCAGGGATTGGACGCTGGTTATTGGATGCGCTATCTAATCAAGATTACGTTTCGATTCAAGCTGGCGTCATTGTGGTAGGTACCCTAGTGTTGACTGCAAACATTCTCTCAGATCTGTTAGGCGCAATGGTGAATCCACTGGTAAGGAAGGAATGGTATGCTAACAAATAA
- a CDS encoding peptide ABC transporter ATP-binding protein, with amino-acid sequence MSALLEVSDLSKNFTTRSGLFRKKIHQVVKPVSFTLEAGQTIGFIGQNGSGKSTLARMLAGMVEPTGGEIRVNGEKLEHKDYSTRCKLIRMIFQDPNTSLNPRIQIGRILEGPLKRNTNMSSEARMHRVKDTLLRVGLLPEHAYFYPQMLAAGQKQRVCLARALILQPSIIVADEALNGLDMAMRSQIINLFLELQEEMGVSFVYVSQHIGIIKHITDKIIVMHEGHVVEAGETQQVLSQPNHQITQRLVESHFFKAPNHNL; translated from the coding sequence ATGAGTGCCTTATTAGAAGTCAGTGACTTATCTAAAAACTTTACAACTCGCTCTGGTCTTTTCCGCAAAAAGATTCATCAGGTAGTAAAACCGGTAAGCTTTACTTTGGAAGCCGGACAGACGATTGGTTTTATCGGACAAAATGGTTCTGGTAAGTCAACATTAGCAAGAATGCTGGCGGGGATGGTTGAGCCGACAGGTGGCGAGATCCGCGTGAATGGAGAAAAGCTCGAACACAAAGATTACTCGACTCGTTGTAAGCTCATTCGTATGATCTTCCAGGATCCGAATACATCATTAAACCCACGAATTCAAATTGGCCGCATTCTTGAAGGCCCCTTAAAGCGAAACACCAATATGTCTTCGGAAGCTCGAATGCATCGTGTAAAAGATACATTATTACGCGTTGGCCTGTTACCTGAACACGCTTATTTCTATCCTCAAATGCTTGCTGCAGGCCAGAAACAAAGGGTATGTTTGGCGCGAGCTTTGATTCTTCAGCCCTCAATCATTGTTGCTGACGAAGCATTGAATGGGTTGGATATGGCGATGCGCTCACAGATAATCAATCTCTTCTTAGAACTGCAAGAAGAGATGGGCGTATCATTCGTGTATGTATCTCAACATATTGGAATTATTAAACATATCACCGATAAAATCATCGTTATGCACGAAGGTCACGTCGTGGAAGCAGGTGAAACTCAACAGGTGTTGTCTCAACCGAACCATCAGATCACACAAAGACTAGTGGAAAGCCATTTCTTCAAAGCACCGAACCATAACCTATAG